The following coding sequences are from one Musa acuminata AAA Group cultivar baxijiao chromosome BXJ2-4, Cavendish_Baxijiao_AAA, whole genome shotgun sequence window:
- the LOC135610349 gene encoding probable alpha-amylase 2 → MSYNRTVVDETLRGKECSKNGAIQNGREILLQAFNWESHKHDWWHNLERKVGDVAKSGFTSAWLPPATNSLSKEGYLPQNLHSLNSSYGSQDGLKSLLQKMHQHKVRAMADIVINHRVGTTRGHGGTYNRYDGIPMSWDEHAVTSCSGGLGSRSYGENFHGVPNIDHSQAFVRKDIIGWLKWLRKDIGFQDFRFDFAKGYNPKFVKEYVEESKPVFSVGEYWDSCNYVAPDSRLDYNQDSHRQRIINWIDKTGQVSAAFDFTTKGILQEAVKGQLWRLRDSQGKPPGVVGWWPSRAVTFIENHVTGSTQGHWPFPFDHIMEGYVYILTHPGIPTVFYDHFYDWGNSYHDQIMKLMNIRCHQDIHSRSKINILEARSDLYAAKIDDKICMKIGNGSWCPSGREWTLATSGNRYAVWHK, encoded by the exons ATGAGTTACAATCGCACG GTGGTTGATGAGACACTTCGGGGAAAAGAATGTTCCAAGA ATGGAGCAATACAAAATGGAAGGGAGATCCTCCTTCAG GCTTTCAATTGGGAGTCACACAAACATGATTGGTGGCATAATTTGGAGAGGAAAGTTGGTGATGTTGCTAAATCTGGCTTCACATCAGCTTGGCTGCCTCCAGCAACCAATTCATTATCTAAAGAAG GGTATCTGCCACAAAACTTGCATAGCCTTAACTCTTCATATGGTTCCCAAGATGGATTAAAAAGTTTACTTCAAAAAATGCATCAACACAAAGTCAGAGCAATGGCTGATATAGTTATTAACCATCGAGTTGGAACTACCCGTGGACATGGGGGAACATACAACCGCTATGATGGAATTCCCATGTCCTGGGATGAACATGCTGTCACATCATGCTCTGGTGGCCTG GGTTCACGAAGCTATGGTGAAAACTTTCATGGAGTTCCCAACATTGATCATAGCCAAGCTTTTGTACGAAAAGACATAATTGGTTGGTTAAAGTGGCTTCGCAAAGATATTGGTTTTCAGGATTTTCGTTTTGATTTTGCAAAAGG ATATAACCCAAAATTTGTAAAAGAATATGTTGAAGAGTCAAAACCTGTATTTTCTGTGGGAGAATATTGGGATAGCTGTAATTATGTAGCCCCTGATTCTCGCTTGGACTACAATCAAG ACAGTCACAGACAAAGGATTATTAACTGGATTGACAAAACCGGACAGGTCTCTGCTGCATTTGATTTCACGACAAAGGGCATCCTACAG GAAGCAGTTAAGGGACAACTATGGCGATTGCGTGATTCTCAAGGGAAGCCACCCGGTGTGGTTGGGTGGTGGCCTTCACGAGCAGTGACATTTATTGAGAACCATGTCACTGGGTCAACTCAG GGTCATTGGCCTTTCCCATTTGATCATATTATGGAG GGATATGTTTATATACTCACTCATCCAGGAATACCAACCGTATTCTACGATCACTTCTATGATTGGGGTAACTCTTACCACGATCAAATCATGAAATTG ATGAACATTCGTTGCCACCAAGATATCCATAGTCGTTCTAAGATCAATATTTTGGAGGCTCGCTCCGATCTCTATGCCGCAAAAATCGACGACAAAATCTGTATGAAGATTGGCAATGGGTCATGGTGTCCGAGTGGTCGGGAATGGACACTTGCTACAAGTGGAAATAGATATGCAGTGTGGCACAAATAG